In a genomic window of Pseudomonas mohnii:
- a CDS encoding S8 family peptidase: MEEVIFGKKNSRRFLLEKNRQLLVVRSQAGRKLDETLRCEKARQALANSELVLHIEDADVQLFKLPDNSDIPQCKALLRELPDVRFAGSALVDPHTQEPVFYTENIFLKFVDRLAPTECLVILDELGLTIKQQVPYATNAFFVHHAHCRGTEVCSFTLQLLERQDVDYCHPEILRPGQRRAIHDNQWHLKKTTVTYQAQVDASANVEAAHVLAQGEGIVIAIIDDAFDIDHPEFAGTGKIIGAKNFDRLNARQGPRPKNPLERHGTAAAGVACANGEAGASGVAPRASLMPLKLTKPLGARAEADAFFWAADQGADIISCSWGPPEGHWADPTDARHSQAFPLAASTRLAIEYAATKGRQGKGCVIFFGAGNGNESVDNDGYASHPMVIAVGACNDQNRRSAYSDYGKALWCCFPSGDQPHPDPKFKPATSIPQTRGIRTTDLSGRFADPINAAYTELFSGTSSACPGAAGVAALVLGVNPALDREQVRHLLADCCDKISHADDGPLGQYDQNGHSHYYGHGRLNALRAVQLALERGKTAD, from the coding sequence ATGGAAGAAGTCATTTTTGGCAAAAAGAACAGCCGCCGTTTTTTACTGGAAAAGAATCGGCAACTGCTCGTTGTACGCAGTCAGGCCGGGAGGAAGCTTGATGAGACGTTACGCTGCGAAAAAGCTCGACAGGCATTGGCCAACAGTGAGTTGGTACTTCACATCGAGGACGCCGACGTTCAGCTATTCAAACTGCCGGACAATTCAGATATCCCCCAATGCAAGGCGTTACTACGCGAGTTACCAGACGTGCGCTTCGCTGGCAGCGCCCTGGTCGATCCTCATACCCAAGAACCTGTTTTCTACACCGAAAACATCTTCCTGAAATTCGTCGATCGGCTCGCTCCGACAGAGTGCCTGGTTATCCTCGATGAGTTGGGTCTGACCATCAAACAGCAGGTTCCCTACGCCACCAATGCCTTCTTCGTCCATCACGCGCATTGTCGCGGCACTGAAGTCTGCTCATTCACACTTCAATTGCTCGAACGTCAGGATGTCGACTACTGCCACCCGGAAATACTGCGTCCGGGGCAACGCCGAGCGATCCATGACAACCAATGGCACCTGAAGAAAACCACCGTCACCTATCAAGCGCAGGTCGATGCCAGCGCCAATGTCGAGGCAGCCCATGTCTTGGCCCAGGGTGAAGGCATAGTGATAGCGATCATCGACGATGCCTTTGATATCGATCACCCTGAGTTCGCCGGTACCGGAAAAATCATCGGAGCAAAAAACTTTGACCGCCTTAACGCCCGTCAAGGCCCTCGGCCGAAAAACCCTCTTGAGCGCCACGGTACTGCAGCCGCCGGTGTTGCATGCGCCAATGGTGAAGCCGGCGCCAGCGGCGTGGCCCCTCGAGCCAGTCTCATGCCGTTGAAACTGACCAAGCCACTAGGCGCCAGGGCCGAAGCAGACGCGTTTTTCTGGGCCGCGGACCAAGGGGCCGATATCATTTCCTGCAGTTGGGGGCCGCCGGAAGGACATTGGGCTGACCCTACCGACGCGAGGCACTCTCAGGCGTTTCCGCTGGCCGCGAGCACCCGCCTGGCCATAGAGTACGCCGCGACCAAAGGCCGCCAAGGTAAAGGCTGCGTCATCTTTTTTGGCGCCGGCAACGGCAACGAGAGCGTGGACAACGATGGCTATGCCAGCCATCCCATGGTGATTGCTGTAGGTGCCTGCAATGATCAAAATCGTCGTAGTGCCTACAGTGACTACGGTAAAGCACTGTGGTGCTGTTTTCCCAGCGGGGACCAGCCACACCCGGATCCAAAGTTCAAACCCGCCACCTCAATCCCCCAGACCCGAGGCATTCGAACCACGGATCTGAGCGGCAGGTTTGCCGACCCGATCAATGCTGCCTATACCGAATTGTTCAGCGGCACTTCCAGTGCCTGTCCTGGAGCCGCGGGCGTGGCAGCTCTGGTACTAGGGGTCAACCCGGCACTGGACCGCGAGCAGGTTAGACACCTCCTCGCCGATTGCTGCGACAAAATCAGCCACGCCGACGACGGCCCCCTAGGTCAATACGATCAAAACGGCCACAGTCATTACTACGGTCATGGTCGCCTCAATGCCCTCCGAGCAGTGCAATTGGCACTGGAACGCGGCAAAACCGCAGACTGA
- a CDS encoding DUF1120 domain-containing protein, which yields MNKTLSALCTALLLTAASPAFAASTDLTVTGVITPSACTPNLSGGGIVDHGKISAKDLRPDNPTSLPKQTLQMTVNCDAPVQFYFSPIDHRAGTAWNTSSRFGLGLTNAGEKLGSFFVDALNVNADGVDAQAIVSEDGGKTWVKDHWEVYNLWAVGAMGDTSTPLQVKDLTLDLQVTTQIARGSDLTLTDEVLIDGSATLELKYL from the coding sequence ATGAACAAGACATTAAGCGCACTCTGTACTGCATTACTCCTGACGGCAGCTTCGCCCGCCTTTGCCGCCAGCACCGACTTGACCGTCACTGGCGTCATCACCCCAAGCGCGTGCACACCAAACCTGTCCGGAGGTGGCATTGTTGATCATGGCAAAATTTCCGCGAAAGACCTCCGACCGGACAACCCCACTAGTTTGCCCAAGCAAACGCTGCAAATGACCGTGAACTGCGATGCACCGGTTCAGTTCTACTTTTCTCCAATCGATCATCGGGCCGGTACCGCCTGGAACACGAGCAGTAGGTTTGGACTGGGCTTGACCAATGCAGGCGAGAAGCTGGGCTCGTTCTTCGTTGATGCGTTGAATGTGAACGCGGACGGAGTCGACGCACAAGCTATTGTGTCGGAAGACGGCGGAAAAACCTGGGTCAAGGATCACTGGGAGGTCTACAACCTTTGGGCTGTCGGTGCCATGGGTGACACCAGTACGCCGCTCCAGGTGAAAGACCTGACCCTGGATCTTCAGGTAACCACTCAAATTGCCAGGGGCAGTGATCTGACCCTGACTGACGAAGTGCTGATCGACGGCTCAGCCACCTTGGAACTCAAATACCTGTAA
- a CDS encoding response regulator gives MRVVIADDHCVVRIGLRMLINATRRCVVVAEAEGTDSLMRILSSTPCDLLITDFSMPGGRQADGLKMLSTIRRDHPALPVIVLTMFTSVATARAALAQGVRAIVAKSAAETELPLGINAVGGGRRYISESLRILLADTGSQMSELPLSAKEHEVVRMLASGMTVSEIANHFQRSVSTISKQKNMAMHRLGISTDVELFSYARDSGMST, from the coding sequence ATGCGAGTCGTAATTGCTGACGACCACTGCGTCGTCCGCATCGGGTTGCGGATGTTGATCAATGCCACCAGGCGATGCGTAGTCGTTGCAGAGGCTGAGGGTACCGATAGCCTGATGCGCATTCTTTCGAGCACACCGTGCGATCTGTTGATCACCGACTTCTCCATGCCGGGAGGGCGGCAGGCCGATGGTTTGAAAATGTTGAGTACGATTCGGCGCGACCATCCGGCATTGCCGGTCATTGTGCTGACGATGTTTACCAGCGTCGCCACGGCGAGGGCGGCGCTGGCTCAGGGGGTACGGGCCATCGTTGCCAAATCCGCCGCGGAGACCGAACTGCCCCTGGGGATCAACGCGGTGGGTGGGGGGCGACGCTACATCAGCGAGTCGTTGCGAATACTGCTGGCTGACACGGGCAGTCAGATGAGCGAGTTGCCGTTGTCGGCCAAAGAGCACGAGGTGGTGCGGATGCTGGCCAGTGGCATGACCGTCAGCGAAATCGCCAATCACTTCCAGCGCAGTGTGTCGACCATCAGTAAACAAAAAAACATGGCCATGCACCGCTTGGGTATTTCCACGGATGTCGAACTTTTTTCCTACGCCCGCGACAGCGGAATGTCGACCTAG
- a CDS encoding fimbria/pilus chaperone family protein, with the protein MTMFFTFARPLIHSGIGALVLLLATQAQADGMVPNTSVVIVNEADGEASVSVTNTDASLALLHVTIEDIEQDKESLVFVTPPLSRVEASKTQLVRFILQSEKPLVTQRLKRVIFEGIPQGRPAADAGHARVGVTVRQNLPLILHPKGLAPNRTPWTDLQWSLRDGQLTVRNETPYVVRLAQELQLLPSKSGALLPRTYVLPGESISVPAMATTATQVRFLPATVYGFAVAHYDAPVES; encoded by the coding sequence ATGACGATGTTTTTTACCTTCGCGCGCCCCTTGATTCACAGCGGTATCGGCGCGCTCGTTCTGTTGCTGGCCACCCAGGCGCAAGCCGATGGCATGGTCCCGAACACCTCGGTGGTGATCGTCAACGAGGCCGATGGCGAGGCTTCGGTTTCCGTGACCAATACCGACGCCAGCCTGGCGTTGCTGCACGTCACCATTGAAGACATCGAGCAGGACAAGGAATCCCTGGTGTTCGTGACCCCACCGCTGTCCCGCGTCGAGGCGTCGAAAACCCAATTGGTGCGTTTCATCCTGCAATCGGAAAAGCCCTTGGTCACTCAACGCTTGAAGCGCGTGATCTTTGAAGGCATCCCCCAGGGCAGACCTGCCGCCGACGCCGGGCATGCCCGCGTCGGGGTGACCGTGCGCCAGAACCTGCCATTGATTCTGCACCCCAAGGGCCTGGCGCCCAATCGCACGCCGTGGACCGACCTGCAATGGTCGCTACGGGACGGCCAACTGACCGTGCGTAACGAAACGCCTTATGTGGTGCGCCTGGCGCAAGAGCTGCAATTGTTGCCGTCCAAGAGCGGTGCTTTGTTGCCGCGAACCTATGTGCTGCCCGGCGAGAGCATCAGTGTGCCGGCAATGGCCACGACAGCGACGCAGGTGCGCTTCCTGCCCGCCACCGTCTACGGTTTTGCGGTGGCGCACTACGACGCACCCGTCGAATCCTGA
- a CDS encoding DUF1120 domain-containing protein, translating to MKKYLAALSASALISVAPVALAASSTDLTVTGLITPQACTPSLSNGGVIDNGKISAKDLNPDTNTLVGSHPLQLSVTCSAPIAVALYGIDNNASSSLADNYYGLGFTDTGEKIGIFGARIISATADGSTIKPIRSTDISAPRPWWEPAHLMGKGEYTSVGTGVPGGRHIPSPVQNLTMDLDVDTYIAPANSLTLTDEIKIDGSATFELTYL from the coding sequence ATGAAGAAGTATCTCGCAGCACTTTCCGCCAGCGCACTGATCAGCGTAGCGCCCGTCGCCCTAGCGGCTTCGAGTACCGACCTGACGGTCACTGGCCTCATCACGCCACAGGCGTGCACACCGAGCCTGTCCAATGGCGGCGTCATCGATAACGGCAAGATTTCCGCGAAAGATCTCAACCCGGACACCAACACCCTGGTGGGAAGCCATCCGTTGCAATTAAGCGTGACCTGCAGCGCTCCCATCGCGGTAGCCCTGTATGGCATCGACAACAATGCCAGCTCTTCTTTGGCCGACAACTACTACGGCCTGGGATTTACCGACACGGGTGAAAAGATTGGAATCTTCGGGGCCAGAATCATAAGCGCCACGGCAGACGGCTCAACCATAAAGCCTATACGCTCAACTGATATCTCCGCGCCCCGTCCATGGTGGGAACCCGCGCACCTTATGGGCAAAGGGGAGTACACATCGGTAGGTACCGGTGTACCGGGCGGCAGACACATCCCGAGCCCCGTACAAAACCTCACGATGGATCTGGACGTCGATACTTACATCGCTCCAGCCAACAGCCTGACCTTGACCGACGAAATCAAAATAGACGGTTCCGCGACATTTGAATTGACCTACCTGTAA
- a CDS encoding DUF1120 domain-containing protein, producing MKQYFIALSTAALVSVAPFALASSTDLTVTGVITPAACTPTLSNGGVVDNGKISAKDLDQVRETLVGTHPLQLSVSCDGPTQFALKPVDHQAGTAALTSWFGLGLTSAGEKLGWVRVNVKNAVADGVAAQAIDSDDVGKTWKATWVTSPGYLLSVGSTTDVSIPLFVKDLTMDFEVNTNIARADSLTLTDEVVMDGAVTFEMTYL from the coding sequence ATGAAACAGTATTTCATCGCCCTGTCGACTGCCGCTCTGGTCAGCGTTGCACCTTTTGCCCTCGCGTCGTCAACCGACCTGACGGTCACCGGTGTCATCACCCCGGCTGCCTGCACACCGACCCTGTCCAACGGCGGTGTCGTGGATAACGGCAAGATCTCGGCGAAGGATCTCGATCAAGTGCGCGAGACGTTGGTCGGCACCCATCCACTGCAATTGTCGGTGTCATGTGATGGACCGACTCAGTTTGCATTGAAACCCGTGGATCACCAGGCCGGTACGGCCGCTTTGACAAGCTGGTTCGGCCTGGGCTTGACCAGCGCGGGCGAGAAGCTGGGCTGGGTTCGAGTCAATGTCAAAAACGCCGTGGCAGACGGCGTGGCGGCACAGGCCATCGATTCCGACGACGTGGGTAAAACCTGGAAGGCAACCTGGGTAACAAGCCCCGGATACCTCCTGTCAGTCGGTTCCACCACTGACGTAAGCATCCCGCTGTTTGTGAAAGACCTGACCATGGATTTCGAGGTCAACACCAACATCGCCCGCGCCGACAGCCTGACGCTGACCGACGAAGTGGTCATGGACGGTGCCGTGACCTTTGAAATGACTTACCTCTAA
- a CDS encoding FadR/GntR family transcriptional regulator, with amino-acid sequence MSEISPLVKRSLVDQALDQLRLRINEGAWVVGQRLPTEPELSAELGISRNTVREAMRVLAFSGLIEIRQGDGSYLRAVADPLDTLKALSRCSLEQARETRHILEVEAIGLAALRRTDEDLVALREALGVSGRHYHGDLDTYIACDLVFHRRLVDAAHNPTLSELYRYFSSVVGAQLRHCLNITPRRQEVFDLHIALLDAVEQRDPERAKALSRQLINEP; translated from the coding sequence ATGTCTGAAATTTCTCCATTAGTTAAACGATCCCTGGTCGATCAGGCCCTCGATCAGTTGCGCCTGCGTATCAACGAGGGTGCCTGGGTGGTGGGCCAGCGCTTGCCCACCGAGCCCGAGTTGTCCGCCGAGCTGGGCATCAGCCGCAACACCGTACGTGAAGCCATGCGTGTGCTGGCGTTTTCCGGGCTGATCGAGATCCGCCAGGGCGACGGCAGTTATTTGCGGGCGGTGGCCGATCCACTGGACACGCTCAAGGCGTTGTCCCGTTGCTCCCTTGAGCAGGCCCGGGAAACCCGGCACATCCTCGAAGTCGAGGCCATCGGCCTGGCGGCCTTGCGTCGCACCGATGAAGACTTGGTGGCATTGCGTGAGGCGCTGGGGGTGAGCGGCCGTCACTATCACGGCGATCTCGATACCTACATCGCCTGCGATCTGGTGTTCCACCGCCGTCTGGTGGACGCGGCGCACAACCCGACCCTCAGCGAGTTGTATCGCTACTTCTCCAGCGTGGTCGGCGCTCAGCTACGGCATTGCCTGAACATCACACCGCGCCGACAGGAAGTGTTCGACCTGCACATCGCGTTGCTCGATGCGGTCGAGCAACGCGATCCGGAGCGAGCCAAAGCCCTGTCGAGGCAGTTGATCAATGAACCTTGA
- a CDS encoding fimbria/pilus outer membrane usher protein, with translation MNTVSTYRDGEAMPAIRVANARLPRSRACVALGLANALVLTDVGADVMADSSLLTSFDTRTLEQRGIDPALATLLLQAPRFTAGRHPVTLTVNGQRRGRVDVAFSRQGDVCFDQALLDTANLRVPARTQDDQPCHDFLGAWPQTVIDPDPASLGLSLIVPTDSIRPTTRDFTGYQTGGFAGLLNYDVSSLHSHFGDQSSRYMSANTELGFNAGDWIVRSRQVQTRQDDVSRTSHLAAYAQRTFASQQAVLQAGQISLYNPVLAGTQITGVQVMTEQALRVEGQNAAIEGIAHSQAQIEVRQNGSLIHSTVVPAGPFSLNDVRRLNHRSDVEVTVKEADGSERSFTVPAAMLGIGLPAPGFSLAAGQVRSTSDTQDDNPWVISGGWSGALDPQLQFSAGMTTAADYRATGFSLGLLPSTATQIQASLLRTDAGGRAPSRGLQGDLSASHRFDDQWSINAGSTYRTFGYRELEDAVFSLSSDNGKSRYRDRQSVALAWSHPTLGAFGGGMSRSSSFDGQSSRRALASWGTSIGGVSVSANAEWQLSGAGRGGDSVYLNLSIPLGENRRARTWVRSAAGEYRSGVGLNERFNDRFGYRIGIEHDTRDKQVQSTVGASLLPRYSQLDLSYTRSDAERSSYQAGARGGAVLHGGGLTLSPYPVRDTFALLSVGEMDAIKVSTPSGPVWTDSQGQAVVPQVAAYGRSAVEIDTRSLPRNIDINNGMAVISAGRGAVDRVEFGVTMTRRALLKVTTSHGAPLPRGATVSTEDGEFVTLVQDVGQVFLPNVLDSRPLWITAPGLERCRLDFELPAKADAEAYYETAAAQCRAL, from the coding sequence ATGAACACTGTATCGACCTACCGTGATGGCGAAGCCATGCCCGCGATTCGGGTGGCGAACGCTCGCCTTCCGCGATCCCGAGCTTGTGTGGCGCTGGGGTTGGCCAATGCACTGGTGCTGACCGACGTCGGCGCCGACGTCATGGCCGACTCGTCGCTGCTGACCTCGTTCGACACGAGAACGTTGGAGCAACGCGGCATCGACCCGGCACTCGCGACGCTGCTGCTACAAGCGCCTCGCTTCACCGCGGGCCGACATCCGGTCACGCTCACGGTCAACGGTCAGCGCCGCGGGCGTGTGGATGTCGCGTTCAGCCGCCAGGGTGACGTGTGCTTTGACCAGGCCCTGCTCGACACGGCAAACCTCAGGGTTCCTGCCCGTACGCAGGACGATCAGCCTTGTCATGACTTCCTCGGCGCCTGGCCACAAACCGTGATCGACCCGGACCCGGCCAGCCTGGGCCTGTCGTTGATCGTGCCCACTGACTCGATCCGCCCGACAACCCGGGACTTTACCGGCTACCAGACCGGTGGCTTCGCCGGTCTGCTCAATTACGACGTCAGCAGCCTGCACAGCCACTTCGGTGATCAGTCGAGCCGTTACATGTCGGCCAATACCGAACTGGGCTTCAACGCCGGCGACTGGATCGTGCGCAGTCGCCAGGTACAGACCCGGCAGGATGACGTGTCGCGCACCAGCCATTTGGCAGCCTATGCCCAGCGCACCTTCGCCAGTCAGCAAGCAGTGCTGCAGGCCGGACAGATCAGTCTCTATAACCCGGTGCTCGCCGGTACGCAGATCACCGGTGTGCAAGTCATGACCGAGCAGGCACTGAGGGTCGAAGGCCAGAACGCGGCGATCGAAGGCATTGCGCACAGCCAGGCGCAGATCGAAGTCAGGCAGAACGGTTCGCTGATTCATTCGACGGTGGTGCCCGCCGGTCCGTTTTCATTGAATGACGTGCGTCGGCTCAACCATCGCTCCGACGTGGAAGTCACGGTCAAAGAGGCGGACGGCAGTGAGCGCAGCTTTACCGTGCCGGCCGCCATGCTCGGCATCGGCCTGCCCGCGCCCGGCTTCTCGCTGGCAGCCGGCCAGGTACGCAGTACAAGTGATACGCAGGATGACAATCCATGGGTAATCAGCGGTGGCTGGAGCGGTGCGCTGGATCCTCAATTGCAGTTCAGCGCGGGCATGACTACCGCTGCTGATTATCGGGCGACAGGTTTCAGTCTCGGCCTGTTGCCCTCGACCGCGACACAGATTCAAGCCAGCCTTTTGCGGACAGACGCCGGTGGACGCGCGCCCTCCCGCGGATTGCAGGGCGACCTGAGCGCATCCCATCGATTCGATGACCAATGGTCGATCAATGCCGGCAGCACCTACCGCACCTTCGGTTACCGCGAACTGGAGGATGCCGTCTTCAGCCTCTCGTCAGACAACGGAAAATCCCGTTACCGCGATCGGCAAAGCGTCGCGCTGGCCTGGTCACACCCGACCCTTGGCGCCTTCGGCGGCGGCATGAGTCGCTCGTCTTCATTCGATGGTCAAAGCAGCCGTCGTGCCCTGGCGTCATGGGGCACCAGCATCGGCGGGGTATCCGTTTCGGCAAATGCTGAATGGCAACTCAGCGGGGCGGGACGCGGTGGTGACAGTGTTTACCTGAACCTCAGTATTCCCTTGGGCGAAAATCGCCGGGCGCGAACCTGGGTGCGCAGTGCCGCTGGCGAGTACCGCAGCGGTGTCGGCCTGAACGAACGGTTCAACGACCGATTTGGCTATCGGATCGGCATCGAACACGACACCCGCGACAAGCAGGTGCAGTCCACTGTCGGCGCCTCGCTGCTGCCGCGATACAGCCAACTGGACCTGAGTTACACCCGTTCCGATGCCGAGCGCTCGAGCTATCAGGCCGGCGCCCGTGGCGGTGCCGTATTGCATGGCGGTGGCTTGACGCTGTCGCCTTATCCGGTGCGCGACACCTTCGCCCTGCTGTCGGTCGGTGAGATGGACGCCATCAAGGTCAGCACCCCCAGCGGTCCGGTCTGGACCGACAGTCAAGGTCAGGCGGTGGTCCCGCAGGTCGCTGCCTATGGCCGCAGTGCGGTGGAAATCGATACCCGTTCGCTACCGCGCAACATCGATATCAACAACGGCATGGCCGTGATTTCGGCCGGTCGTGGTGCGGTCGACCGCGTCGAGTTCGGGGTCACGATGACCCGCCGCGCCTTGCTCAAGGTCACCACGAGCCATGGCGCACCACTGCCCCGAGGCGCGACGGTGAGTACCGAGGACGGCGAGTTCGTGACGCTGGTCCAGGACGTCGGCCAAGTGTTTTTACCCAATGTGCTCGACTCACGCCCGCTGTGGATAACCGCGCCGGGGCTTGAGCGCTGCCGACTCGATTTCGAGCTGCCGGCCAAAGCCGACGCCGAGGCGTACTACGAAACCGCCGCGGCCCAGTGCCGAGCCCTCTGA
- a CDS encoding DUF1120 domain-containing protein has translation MSLSRYLLPVLAPLTLGAFSSHAWALPDDCQLSLSQPVLDYGLMNRAIRIDTTPVLTLGERRLSLNLSCAQPTDMSLFYRAMAASAERYHFAEHGSYEMRVRDGVLDGQSVDLGLISTVGQSPVETASTLTWRPEHGIAPVRAGTAVQGRSFSAQIEVTARAQEQAMRVRDAVNWETTGVFDAVAAGRSREAILRARFAPGACEPVLSNAGLVDFGRLSMSDLNTDLDTRLPPKTLTLRVGCDAPTHFALVMHDNRAGSATVNSEIYYGLAFDNRGNKIGLYSLDVDPADASADSFARLYRTDSTTTGAAWSTASSRPIPIGQKSYLGFTDIAGSTAGPVAIQNLTTGVTVEAVIAPASSLDLSTAVQLDGSGTIEIIYL, from the coding sequence ATGAGCCTGTCCCGTTACTTGCTGCCAGTCCTCGCCCCCCTGACGCTGGGCGCCTTCTCATCCCACGCCTGGGCGCTGCCGGATGACTGTCAGCTCAGCCTCAGCCAGCCCGTGCTCGACTACGGCTTGATGAACCGTGCGATACGCATCGATACAACACCGGTACTCACCTTGGGTGAACGACGCCTGAGCCTGAACCTGAGTTGTGCGCAGCCCACCGACATGAGCCTGTTCTACCGCGCCATGGCAGCGTCCGCCGAGCGCTATCACTTCGCGGAGCACGGCAGCTATGAAATGCGTGTACGCGATGGCGTACTCGATGGGCAATCGGTCGATTTGGGACTGATTTCCACTGTCGGCCAATCACCGGTGGAAACTGCATCGACCCTGACCTGGCGCCCGGAACACGGCATCGCGCCAGTACGCGCCGGTACAGCGGTCCAGGGTCGGAGTTTCTCCGCGCAGATCGAGGTGACCGCCCGGGCTCAGGAACAAGCGATGCGGGTGCGTGACGCCGTCAACTGGGAAACCACGGGTGTATTCGACGCAGTCGCGGCAGGCCGATCCCGGGAAGCCATCCTGCGCGCCCGCTTCGCGCCGGGGGCTTGCGAACCGGTGCTGTCCAATGCCGGCCTGGTCGACTTTGGCAGGTTGTCCATGAGCGATCTGAATACCGACCTGGACACTCGCCTGCCCCCCAAGACCCTGACGCTGCGGGTCGGCTGTGATGCTCCGACCCACTTTGCCCTGGTCATGCACGACAACCGCGCAGGCTCGGCGACGGTCAACAGCGAAATCTACTACGGCCTGGCCTTCGATAACCGTGGCAACAAGATCGGCCTGTATTCGTTGGACGTCGATCCGGCCGACGCCAGCGCCGACAGCTTCGCTCGCCTGTATCGAACCGACTCGACCACAACAGGCGCGGCCTGGAGCACGGCCAGTTCACGCCCGATACCCATCGGCCAGAAAAGCTACCTGGGCTTTACCGACATCGCTGGCAGCACCGCAGGCCCGGTTGCAATTCAGAACCTGACAACCGGCGTCACCGTCGAGGCCGTCATTGCGCCCGCCTCAAGCCTGGACCTGAGCACCGCCGTCCAGCTCGACGGCTCGGGAACGATCGAAATTATTTACCTGTAA
- a CDS encoding CynX/NimT family MFS transporter, protein MNLETENTMTSDPGNTAQPKRMAELEELLIDAEADDEQVQQTHPVLRRPWLLLLGLILVALNLRPALSSMAPMLSDVSKSLGLSAAQAGLLTTLPVLCLGLFAPLAPLLARRFGAERVVLGILLTLAGGIILRSSFGEVGLFAGSVLAGASIGVIGVLLPGIVKRDFAKQAGTMTGVYTMALCLGAAMAAGSTVPLSEHFDKSWALGLGFWVIPALVAAVFWLPQVGQKHGAHNVAYRVRGLLRDPLAWQVTLYMGLQSSLAYIVFGWLPSILIGRGLTPTQAGLVLSGSVIVQLVSSLAAPWLATRGKDQRMAIVIVMALTLGGLFGCLYAPIEGLWGWAIVLGLGQGATFSLALTLIVLRSRDSHVAANLSSMAQGFGYTLASMGPFAVGIVHDWTGGWSAVGWIFGVIGLGAIVAGLGAGRALYVQVESEKV, encoded by the coding sequence ATGAACCTTGAAACCGAGAACACCATGACCAGCGATCCAGGCAACACCGCTCAACCTAAACGCATGGCGGAGCTGGAAGAGCTGCTGATCGATGCCGAAGCCGATGATGAGCAAGTCCAGCAGACTCACCCGGTATTGCGCCGGCCATGGCTGTTGCTGCTGGGCCTGATTCTGGTCGCGCTGAACCTGCGCCCGGCACTGTCGAGCATGGCGCCGATGCTCAGCGACGTGTCGAAAAGTCTCGGGTTGTCGGCGGCCCAGGCCGGTTTGCTGACCACCTTGCCGGTCCTGTGCCTGGGTCTGTTCGCGCCGCTGGCTCCGCTGCTGGCGCGACGTTTTGGCGCCGAGCGGGTGGTGCTGGGCATCCTCCTGACCCTGGCCGGGGGGATCATTCTGCGCAGTTCCTTTGGCGAGGTCGGCCTGTTTGCCGGCAGCGTGCTGGCCGGTGCCAGCATCGGTGTGATTGGCGTGCTGCTGCCGGGCATCGTCAAGCGTGACTTCGCCAAACAGGCCGGGACCATGACCGGCGTCTACACCATGGCCCTGTGTCTGGGCGCAGCCATGGCCGCAGGTTCCACGGTGCCGCTGAGCGAGCATTTCGACAAGAGCTGGGCACTGGGCCTCGGTTTCTGGGTGATCCCGGCACTGGTTGCCGCCGTGTTCTGGTTACCGCAAGTCGGCCAGAAACACGGTGCGCACAACGTCGCCTATCGCGTTCGCGGACTGCTGCGTGACCCGTTGGCCTGGCAAGTGACCTTGTACATGGGCCTGCAATCGTCCCTGGCCTACATCGTGTTCGGCTGGTTGCCGTCGATCCTGATCGGGCGCGGCCTGACACCGACCCAGGCCGGTCTGGTGCTGTCGGGTTCGGTGATCGTGCAGCTGGTCAGCTCGCTGGCCGCACCGTGGCTGGCCACGCGCGGCAAGGATCAGCGCATGGCGATCGTGATCGTCATGGCCTTGACCCTCGGCGGTTTGTTCGGTTGCCTGTACGCGCCGATCGAAGGCTTGTGGGGCTGGGCGATCGTGTTGGGGCTGGGGCAGGGCGCCACGTTCAGCCTGGCATTGACCTTGATCGTGCTGCGCTCGCGGGATTCCCATGTGGCGGCGAACCTGTCGAGCATGGCCCAGGGATTCGGCTACACCCTGGCCTCCATGGGGCCGTTCGCGGTGGGCATCGTGCATGACTGGACCGGCGGCTGGTCTGCCGTGGGCTGGATCTTCGGGGTCATCGGCCTGGGTGCGATCGTTGCCGGCCTGGGGGCCGGTCGTGCGCTGTATGTGCAGGTTGAAAGCGAAAAAGTCTGA